The window TATCCTGAATGAGTCTCTCAAATCCTCTAAGTCTCCATTTCCTATAAAAAGGAGGTTGTGTCTCTGCCTGGTATTAAGTGACAGTGGCCTAGCTCCTCACTAGGGCTTAATAAACAGTGTCTACTATGATCCTTCAGTTCACTGTGACTTTATTGGGACAGAATCTTGTTGAATCCCAAAAAGCTCTTGGGGAAAGGTGAGAGGTTAAAGTTTGATTGGAAATGTACTAATCCATTGCCAGGGGGAGTGTGGATGCCCTGCAACAGCCCCCCTTGGGTATCATGCTGCCACACCATTTGGACAACCACAAATTCAATGCCCACCCTTCATATCACATGACCTACATTGAACCCATAACAGAGTGAACTTGCAGGGGATGGAGGGATTCTGCCAATTACCCAGAGTTTAAGCAAcctgcccaagggcacacagACGGTAGTCAAGAGGTCTGAATCCATACTACAGCGGCCTCGCCTCCTTGCCAAAGGTGAATAATTATGAGGTCATATTATGCTGAGCCCTGCCTCTCACTATTCAGAGCTGGCAGGCTTGCTAGAGACAGGCTAGTTGTGCTAACCGCAGAAAAGATGGGAGACTGAAGTCCAAGAGGTCATGGCTATGATCTTCCCTTCCTTGGGGTCATCATGCTTCCAGAACCTCCATCCTGGAATGGGGTGGACTGGCTAGGTTCAGGAAAACCCCTGAAAAGTTTAGGGCAAGAGCACCTGGAAAAACGTGCCCATCCATCCATTTCAGTCGTGGAGAACAGAAGGAAGGATGGGAGGCAAAGGCCTGAGTGAGTTGGTCCTGGGGCTGTTAGAGATAAATGTTAAGAGAGACGCTGCCTAGGGCCCTTTGCGGGGACCAGGACAGGGAATGGTGGGGCAAGAGAGAGTCGAGGGCTTGGTGGTGAAGGTCACATCCACCACGGGGCTCTGCACACGACACACAGCTGCAGCCGTGAGTGGGATGTGAGCGCGAGGCTAGGGTTGCACACTGGCTCTGGGAAGTGGCGAACCCGAAGATAAcagcgcggggggcgggggtggggaagaCGGCGAACACACAGAGGCTGGGTTCCCGGAAAAAGCCGGGAGCAGGGTGGCTACCACCCTCGGGAAAACTGggagggggcgggcagggagGCTAGGACACCGCGTACCTCCCGGCAAACTGTCCCTCCCCGCGGGCCGGGGCCAAAGGCGGCCCTCCGTGTGCAGCGGCCCCAAGGGCACCGGAAGATTCGTCGCTCAGCCCGCGCGGGGCTCACCGCCCCGCCCCGTGCGCTGTGGGCGGCGCGGGCGCGGAGCCTCCGGGCGGGTGCAGGCGGGGCGGGCCCTCTGCGCCCGGGCCGTCTCCTCCGGTTACAAACAGCGAGCGGGCTCCTCGACTCGACACGCCTCTCATTGGATCGTGTGCCTCTTCTTTGCCGCGTGCTTTTGCTCCAAATGGACCCCAACTGCTCCTGCCCCACTAGTGATAGACCCCTGGCTCTGGGCCTAGGGTGCCCCCTTCCCAGGCACTAGACAGATGTTCCGTGGGGTTAGACGATGGAGGATTTTGAATTTGAGCTAAAGTGGACGCCCAGGGTTCACCAAGTGCTTTCTTCCTAGCCAGGATTGAGAGAACATTTTTCCCcccttcctcccccccccccccgccccccagtcatgcggtttgtgggatcttagttcctccaccagggattgaacacgggcCCTGGGCAGTGAGAGCAGGGGAATCCTAAGGACTGGACTCACAGGGAATTCCCAGACTCTATTTTTGAATGGAGTGTACTGAGGCTCCAGACTGTCCCTCTTGTCCTCACCCAGGGGGTCAGGGGACAGCTAGACTGAGACCCAGTGCTGGGTGGAGACCTTGGAGCTGCCAGGCTTTGATAGCAGGAGGGGACATGGTGCCTCTTGGGGTTCAGGACATAgacctggcccccagccccagtcAACCTGGGCTGGGTCTGGAGCCTGGGGCCTTCCCTGGGAAGCGGATCTACTTTCCTGGGACCAGAAGAGAGGAGCTGGGGCTTCTCCATCTGGCTGAGTGGAGGGGAGCTCTCCCAGGGCTGGTCCTGacccaggaggagggggagggcccTGCTGATGTCTGGGGTGGCTCCTCCTCCCCCCTGCTCACCACTGGCCTTTCCCTCCCCGGCAGGCGGCTCCTGTAGCTGCGCTGGCTCCTGCTCCTGCAGGGCCTGCAGATGCCCCTCCTGCAAGAAGAGTAAGTGTGGGGCCTCCTCTGGGAACCCGGGGTCTGGGCTGAGTCCGAGGAGGGACCCAGAGCTCAGCAGGGAGCAGGACTGACCAGACTTCCCTACATCACCCCCTTCCCTCTGCACCAGCACTGAAACAGAATCTGAGCTGAAAGAGCCAGAGAGATGATTCTGTTCCAGCTTCTCATTCTAGAATGGCTAAATAAGTCTGAGAGAGGTCAGCGAATGGGGTCAAGGATGGAAACTAGACCTAGATCCCAGGTCTCTTGTCTCTGATGTCACCTTGTGAAACTTCCAGTGTCCTGGACACTTTAGGTTCTTGAACTTGGTGACCAGGTGCGGTGTCTCTGCCCTGGGGGTGCGGCCCTTTGCTGATGGGCAGCCCAGTCCTTCCCTGACCCCTGGTGAACAGCTGTGGCAGAGTTTGCCCCTCTCTGGACCTGACCACTTTCCTTACTTCACTGTATGTTTCTGAGGGGTGTGTGCGTGCTTACTTCACTGTCTgttcgcttcagtcatgtctctttgtgaccctaatggactgtagccatccaggctcctttgtccatgggattctccagtcaaggatactggagtgggttgccatgccctcctccaggggatcttccaaacccagggatgaaacccacgtctcttatgtctcctgcattggcaaagggttctttaccactagtgccacctaggaagccctctgAGGACTGGCAGCTGTCCTTTCACTGCCCCTAAAGGTCCCACCACAGTCTCTAGGCTCTCTGCCCTGTCCTGAACTCAGAGCAATTTTCAGAGTGTCAGAGACGAATTTCTTAGGATAGAGCATACTTTCCTAAGGTCGGGGTCCTCAGGGCCTGGGGTCAGCTTGTGCCAGGCCTGCTGTTGGGAAGGGTGGTTTCACATAATGTTCTCTCTCACTCCCCCCAGGCTGCTGCCCTTGCTGCCCCGTGGGCTGTGCCAAGCGTGCCCAGGGCTGCGTCTGCAAAGGGGCCTCGGACAAGTGCAGCCGCTGCGCCTGACGCAGGGGAGAGCCTGCTCCCGGGTATCCACACAGCAACCATGACAAACTTGCATTTCACAATTTTTTCTCACTACCTTGATGCGATACGacattcctttttctatgatataTATGAATTGTAATAAATCTTGTTGACTCTATTCtggcttctgtttttgtttgtgtgtctTGCGTGGAAATGCAGACTTGGGTTCTGCACCTAACCAGTTGCCCCTAAGACACTGAGTACCTTAAACAGGTCAGgttacctctctgagcttcggCTTCTCAGGTAAAAGGGGACACATCCTCCAAGTGATATAATGGCATTGGGCACATACAGCTCCTCACTGTTCTCATTATTTTAAGTGTCGATGACGGGGAAACTCCtcaatttctcattttcactctctgggcttcccctaCCAAAGTTCAGGCCTCAGCATTATTAGGTTTGTAGGTTTCAAAAGTACTCAGACTGGGTGAAATCCGAACCCTAATTGTTTTACTTCTACATAGGGCTTGCTTGAAACACTGCTAAAGGgccagtttttattttctaatgctatccaaaagtctacaagcaatacatgctggagagggtgtggagaaaagggaaccctcttacactgttggtgggaatgcaaactagtacagccgctatggagaacagtgtggagatttcttaaaaagctggaaatagaactgccatatgacccagcaatcccacttctgggcatacacaccgaggaaaccagatctgaaagagagacgtgtaccccaatgttcatcgcagcactgtttataatagccaggacatggaagcaacctagatgcccatcagcagatgaatggataaggaagccgtggtacatatacaccatggaatattactcagcctgtaaaaagaattcatttgaatcagttctaatgagaatggatgaaactggagcccattataacagagtgaagtaaagccagaaagataaagacgaTTACAAGCATATCTAATACATATATACTTGGAATCTTTACGAAAATGGGTAatagataaccctatatgcaaaacagaaaaagagacacagatgtacagaaaactTTTGGATTatgtggagaaggcgagggtgggatgtttcgagagaacagcatgtatatatctatagtGAAAAGATGCACCAAGCcagatggatgcatgagacaagtgctcgggcttgcactgggaagacccagaggaatcgggtagagagggaggtgggaggggggatcggatggggaatacatgtaactccatggctgattcatgtcaatgtatgacaaaacccactgcaatgttgtgaagtaatcggcctccaactaataaaaataaatgaaaaaaaaaaataaaagaaagaaagaaaaataaataaaaaaaaataaaattctgccatgcaaaaaaaaaaaccaaaacaaaacacaaaagtaCTCAGACTGGGTGAAATCCGAACCCTAATTGTTTTACTTCTACATAGGGCTTGCTTGAAACACTGCTGAAGGgccagtttttattttctaatgctCACAGATTTAAACTTTGGTATATGTACTAAAAAAATTTTAGAGGTCACAGTGTAAAAAAAACCAACCCATTTTTAGATTCAGTACACAGAATTTCATCAATCTATGAAGAACCAATAAGAAAATTTAAGAGTTTTAAATGCTACACATACGTTCATCTAAGCCGTGGATAAGCCTTCCTGGAAGTACTTCACCAATGCCCCACTGTGTGGACCACACACACCTGAAGTAGCTCTTGCCCCCACATGCCAGCAGGGAACATCAGCCTTGGCTTGCCAAGGGTCACTGACAGGACAGCCACCACCCCCAGCCAGCTTCCTGTGGTGAGTTGGCTTAGAATCTTTGGGAGTTCTTCCCTAGGGCAGGCTGAAATCTGTTCCTCTCTCAAAATCCAGCCCTTGGCTACATGAAAGCAGCAGAGTGACTGTGAAAGTGGAAGGAGTCACCACCcagctatttcccatgaagaggGCGTGTACCTGAGAACTGGGTCCAGGTGAAGGACTTCATGTCCACAGGGTGATAGCTATTCCCCAGTTTGGAGGGCGAGGTGGTGTTCATTAGGCTGGAGTGAGGAGCCCAGTGACTTGTTATTTATATCAAAGCTCACTGCCCCTGGCCCTTTGTGGAGGGTATTgccgtttgtttttttttttttaatgcaggaatctttttttttttttttttaaggaatcttttaATAGTAAAAGGACACTTAAAGTAActtgtgtgcgtgcgtgtgtgctcaggtggctcagttgtgtctgactctttgtgagcccaggAACTGTTTtccccccaggctccttggttcatgaaattttccaggcaagaatactggagtaggtttccccTTCTTACTCCAAGGTATTGCTATTTGTTGTACAACCcgctcccccaccaaaaaaacaaCCATAAAATAAGTCACTTGGCCTAGAAGTCAGAACCACACTTGCCCACAGATTTCCTGTGTGAAGAGGGGATGGGTTTTGGTGTCAGGCATCCTGGTTCACAGCTACCTAGCCACTATCTGACTTGCGCATGTATGTGATACTGCCTGAGCCTCCATTTTCACGTGTGTATAAGGGAGATTACATCTCAATGGCAGGGGCATAAATGGGATAGTGGTGATTCCTAGATATGGCTTTAAGAAGTGGCCATTATAATCACTTTATCCATGAAATTTTGTGGATATGTGGTGAATCCATTGAGGCCCCAACAAACTCCTAGAAAATGGCTCATGGATTTGGGAGGATTCCCCAGGACTGAGGCTGGGAATGGGTTGGAACCTTGCTGACTGAGTGCCGGGGGAGTGGGGATGCCCTCCAATGACACCCACAGGATAAGACCCTACACAGTGTCAGGACAGACTCGGAAGACTTTCCCACCCTTCATGTCATTTGAGCTGCACAGGAACCAGAGCCAGAATAAATGCGCAGGGGCTGGGGTCATTGTACCATCTTCCAGAGAGGCTAAGCaacctgcccaaggacacacagtcaGAAGTCAGAAGACTGAACCTATACTACAGCTGTCTCACCTCCTGGCCACACACTGCTGGTTACAATGTCCCTGGAGGCTGAATCCTGCTTCTCCCTATTCAGAGCTGCAAGGGTGCCCAGAGATGGTCCAGTTATGTTCCTGGCTGGAGAGATGGGAGACTGAGGGCCAGAGAGGTCACAGAGCTATGCAGAGGGTTCTGACTGCCAGCTCAGTGCTTTCACACGGCTCCTTTCATGCCAGGTGTTCCGTGTCCTCCCCTGTTGTGAGATGTCATGGTGCCCAGTagggggtgggggcaagggggCTGCCATCAGCCTGCATGAGTGCCGGTCCCACCTGTGTCACATCCACATGACATAACCTCTGTGCTTCAGTCTCATCTGctttaaaaggcaaaataatagtaTCTGGCTCTTAGGATTAAAGAATTGAATATTTGCAAAgaaattggaatgaaacctgGCACACAGTCAGTAATATAGTAATATCAGCTATTATTATCAGTCAAAGCATAGGATATATATCTCTACATCCAGACCAATAAGCTGGAGCTGGTGTGCTAGCTGAGTGTTTTCTCTTGTTCTCATCAAATATGGGAGTGGAGGACTAGTTTCCCTAAGAGGGTTACGCCACTCTTCCAACAAAAAGGGGCTGGCACTAGGGATATCAAGCCATCAGCAAGACAGTCCGAGTTCTCCTAACAAAATACTGAAGGATTCTTCTATTTCTGCTGTCACCTGCACCAAGATTTTActtaacattttatatacatataaatttatttacatgaaAAGCAAACTCTTTAATGCTATGAAGATCAATTGATGGTAGCCACTAAGACATATATGCATTCCTTTCGTACCACTTCGGCACCCATGATTGAGCTGATGCAGTAGAGAAGTGCTGAACACATACCTCTGGGCCACAGGGAAGCTTCTTCACTGACTCTTTTCCTTAAGAAGAGATAGGAATAGCATTTGGGGCACCATATCCCAGCACTGTGACCTTGGGTTAGTAGCATCCTTGTACTGGATGTACTTTTTGCCTTTGGGAAACAAGCTCCCAAGTAGTATTTCCCTTTACCTGTTAGAATTCAAAGAGGAAAAGTGATGAAAGAAGGCTTGGCATAGACTCCCTGGTATGTAATTGTCAGGACTACTCAAAGGGAAATACCCACTGTCTTACTTCGTTATTGAATGCCAGGTCTGCCTATCACTCACAAGGATGCTTTCCCTAGGGGGCATCATACGACTAGAGAACCTCCATCCTGGAGCCGGGAGGACTGGCTAGGCAGTGGATTCGCTGGGTAAACGTGCCCATTCATCTATTCAGTCGTGGAGAACGTAAGGAAGGCTGGGAGACAAAAGGCTGAGTTCGCTGCTGGGCTGTTACAGGAGAAACTAGAGAAACTCTGTTCAAAGTCCACGGTGGGGGCTGTGGGAAGACATATTAGGGAAGCGGGGTTCAGGGGATTGATGGTGAAGCCCACGTCCATCACGGGTCTCTGCACACGACACACGGGCTCCAGCCAAGCCTGAGATGTGAGCGCGAGGCTCAGGTTGCGCATGGGCTCCGGGAAAGGGTGAAAGCAAAGACAAGAGGTGCGGGGGCGGGGAAGGCTGCGAGGACTCAGGGGCTGGGTTCCTGTAAACGCCGGGAACACCGATGGCTGCCCACATCGTGGAAAGCTGGGAAGGGGCGGACAGGAAGCCTGGAGCGCTACTTGTTGCTCGGGGCAAAGTCCCTCCGCGTTGGGGGCGAGTAGGGGAAGGGGGCGTTTCGGTGCGCACGTAGCCCAGCCGCGTTCCGGGAATCTTGCGCTCGGCCGCGCGTAGTGCTCACCGCCCGGCCCGGGCGCAGAGGGCGGCGTGGGTGCAGGCGGGGGCAGACCCTCTGCGCCCGGCCCGTCTCCTGTGGGTATAATAGCGCTCGGCTCCTGGGCTCCAACACGCCTCCCACTGGATCAGTGGATCTGCTTTGCCACTTGCTCTGGACCTCGGCCCTCGCCTTTCCTCAAAAATGGACCCGAACTGCTCCTGCCCCACTGGTAAGTGTCCCTTGGCGTTGAGCCCTAGGATGCGCGCTTCCAGGCGTAGGACAGAAAGTCCCGGCAGCTAGAGAAGGGAGGATGTGGAGTTTGTGCTCAAGGGGACTCCTGTCATTGGACCAATGGTTTTTCCTAGTCAGGATTATGAGAGCATTTATCTCCCTTTGCCACCCAccccctttttttgttgttcttagtTTGTCGTCTTGCATggtgtgctggatcttagttccccgaccagggaagGAACCCGTGTCTCCCTGAAGTGGCAgcggggagtcttaaccaccagggaaatccctgcttCTTATTGAATTTAATGTACTGAGGTTCCAGCCCATCCTTGTCCTCACCCACCTGGTCAGGGGACAGCTCAACGGGGACCCAGAGTTGCGAGGAGGCCTTGGAGCTGCCGGGCCTTGATGGGAGGTGGGGACATGGTGCCTCTTGAGCTCCAGGACAGAGACCTGGCCCCAACCCACAGTCACCCTGGGCTGGGTCTAGAGCCTGGGGCCGTCCCTGGGGAGTAAATCAGGAGGGGACCTACTTTCCTGGGACCGGAAGAGAGGAGCTAGGGCTGCTCTATCTGCCTGAGTGGACTGGGAGCTCCAGCGCTGGTCCTGACGCatgaggatggggagggggcctGCTGATGgagccctcctccccctgctcaCCGCTGGCCTTTCCCTTCCTGGCAGGCGGCTCCTGCAGCTGTGCTGGCTCCTGCACCTGCAAGGCCTGCAGATGTCTCTCCTGCAAGAAGAGTGAGTGTGGCCCCTTCTCTGGGAACCTGGGGTCTGGGCTGAGGAGGGACCCAGAGCTCA of the Cervus canadensis isolate Bull #8, Minnesota chromosome 18, ASM1932006v1, whole genome shotgun sequence genome contains:
- the LOC122420102 gene encoding metallothionein-1E-like, with the translated sequence MDPNCSCPTGGSCSCAGSCTCKACRCLSCKKSCCSCCPVDCAKCAQGCVCKGASDKCSCCA